DNA sequence from the Synechococcus sp. MU1617 genome:
GGTCTCGGCAGAGCCGAATCAGCCTTCGCCGCCTTCGGCGTGCTGCTTGAGTGCCCTGGCCATACCAGAGGGAACCTCGTTGATGCCCACAGCGACCTTCGTGGCCACGGCGTTGATGGCACCGGCGATCTGAGCCATGAGCTGCTCCTTGGAGGGGAGATCGGCAATGGCTTTGATCTCATCCTGAGACAGGAGCTTGCCTTCGAAAAGGCCGCCCTTGGTCTCGGACTTCTTGAGTTCCTTCTGGAAGGTCTGAACGGCCTTCACACCGGCACCAACATCGCCCTTCACCAGGACGAAGGCGTTGGTTCCGGTCAGCAGGGAATCGAGGCTGGCCCAGTTGCTGTCGCCATCAATGGCACGGCGCATCAAGGTGTTTTTGGTCACCTTGCAAACGCTGTCGCTGGCCCGCAGACGATCCCGCAGGTCAGACATTTCCTTGATGGACAGGCCCTTGAAATCAAGGACAAGTGCCAGTTCGGCGTCGGCGAGGAGCTCTTTGAGCTCTCCGACGATCTGCTGCTTGTTCTCCAGCGTGCGGCCCATAGGGATTGGATCGGATCAAAGGAACAAGCTGGGCACACGGCCGATCGAGTCTTCGCAAGGAAGACGAGGCCGCGTGCCGATCCAATCCCGAATGGGACAAAACCGTGTCGCGTCTGCCTCGGCAGGGATTACATCGACGGGAATGACTGGAGTCATGCCCAGGGACGTCCTGCTGTCTCTGGCCGGGCGCGTGCCCGATTTGGCTTACGCCAATCGTTAAGTGTAGAGGAGAGCCTGATCAGCTCCCCTGCTCGATGTCCTGCAGAGCAGAGAAATCGACTTCAACGGAAGGACCCATGGTGGAGGTCACATACAGGGACTTCCAGTAACGGCCTTTGGCACCGCTGGGCTTGTTGCGGTCGATGGTCTCCTGCAGGGTCTTGAGGTTCTGCAGCAGGGCATCGGCGCTGAAGCTGGCCTTGCCGAAACGGACGTGGACAATGCCGGTGCGGTCGGCACGGAATTCCAGTTTGCCGGCCTTGAATTCCTTGATCGCGGCCTCAATGTCCGTCGTGACGGTGCCTGCCTTGGGGTTGGGCATCAAGCCACGGGGACCAAGGACCCGACCCAGCTTGGCCACCTTGGGCATCATGTCGGGGGTGGCGATCAACAGGTCGAAATCCATTTCGCCCTTGCTGATGCTTTCCACCAGATCTTCTTCACCGGCGAGTTCAGCACCGGCTGCTTTGGCTTCAGCAACCTTCTCACCGCGGGTGACCACGGCGATGCGCACGGTCTGACCGGTGCCATTGGGCAGAGCCACGGTGGTGCGCAGCTGCTGGTCGGTGTACTTCGGATCGATGCCGAGGCGCACATGGGCCTCCATCGTCTCGTCGAATTTCGCGTTGGCGTTGTCCTTGACCAGGGCAATCGCCTCGAGGGGTGCGTAGGCACGGTCCTCGATCTTGCCGGCCATGCTGGCCAGGCGCTTGGAGATTTTGGGCATGTTCAGTGGTGGGGTTCAGACGACATCAGTGATGCCTCCCCCGAATGGGTTGGAGAAGCGATGCAGCGAGGTCAGTCGCTGACGGAAACGCCCATGTTGCGGGCGGTACCTTCGATGATCCGCATGGCGGACTCAACGCTGGTGCAGTTGAGGTCGGGGAGCTTGGTCTTGGCGATTTCCTCGAGCTGAGCACGAGTAATCGATCCAACACTGCCCTTGGAGGACTCACCGGATCCCTTTTGGATCTTCGCGGCCTTGGTGATCAGCACCGACGCCGGAGGCGTCTTGGTAATGAAGGTGAAGCTGCGGTCTTCAAAGACCGAGATCTCCACCGGAATCACATAACCGGCTTTGTCCTGCGTCCGAGCGTTGTACTCCTTGCAGAACATCATGATGTTCACACCGTGCTGACCGAGGGCAGGGCCCACCGGCGGCGCGGGGTTGGCTTTGCCGGCATCTAGGGCCAGCTTGATCACAGCTACGACTTTCTTGGCCATCGGCTGGGGGGTTTGGACAGCTGCGGATCACCAGACCCTCGGGTCGGGTGCGGCGGAATGGTTGCCCACTCCCAAGGCCGCCCTCCGCAGGGAGACGGCCGCCGCCAGGTCAGTTTTGTTTGCTGATCTGAGAGAACTCCAGTTCCACCGGGGTCTCTCGACCAAAGATGGAGAGCAGGGCCTTGAGCTTGTTGCGCTCGCCGGACACCTCGATCACCTCGCCCTGGAAGTCCTTGAACGGACCAGCGGTCACCAGGATCTGATCGCCTTCGGTGAGATCCACCTTGACGACAGTCTTCTTCTCGGCAGCGCGCTTGAAGATGCGATCCACCTCAGAGCGACTGAGGGGACGAGGCTTGATGTGACCACGAGCCTTACCGGTGGCACGCCGGTCTTCAGCACCGACGAAATTGATCACGTTCGGGGTGCTTCGCACCGCCATCATCGTGTCCTCATCCAGCACCATCCGGACCAGCACATAACCGGGGAACACCTTCTCCTCGGTGGACTGACGGGTACCGTCCTTCTTCAGCTTGACGGCAGGCGTCTGGGGAATCTCGATTTCAAGAATTCGGTTGCTCACCCCAAGGGTGACGGCTCGCTGCTCAAGAGTGGCCTTGACCTTCTTCTCGCAGCTGGAAGCCACCTGAACGGCGTACCAACGGGCGATGGCCGTGTTAGCAACAGCCTCCACTGGCAAGGTGCCATCTTCCCCCTCATTCGGGGCTGGCAGATCAAGCACCTCAGGGGCGTCCGGTGTGGTCAGGTCTTCGGGCACGGCGAGAAAGGTGATATCGAGTCAGCGGAACACCTGGGACGAAGCCCACCCAAAGAAGCGACTGACAGCCGCGATGGTGGCAGCCGAAAGGCTGACCATCAGGATCACAGCGATGGATTCGCTGAACAGTTGCTGGCGGCTGGGCCAAACCACGAGCTTCAGCTCATCAACCGTGTCCGCCAGAAAACCACCGGATTTGGTGGAATCGGCAGCGGCCTTGGAGCCGTCAGAAGTGGTGGTGTCCTCAGAGATGGGGCTGGTCACGGGGAAGGGACCGGAAGTTGACAACGGTGCCGCAAGGCACTTCGCCAAACAGACACCTTACCGGATGCCCTCAAACCCCCACCGGATCGAACACCAGAGCATCCGTGCCGGCCTCCCCCAGCCGCACCGTCACGCCACTAGCTCCGACAAAGCGCTCCTCAAGCAGCAGTGTGGAGAGCGGATTTTCCAGCTGGCGCCGCAACACCCGACGCAGGGGCCTCGCCCCGTACTCCGGTTCATGGCCCTGACGGGCCATGGCCTCAGCGACAGCCTCATCCACGAGCAGCGCCAGGCCCTGCTCGGCCAACAGGGCAGCGAGATCCTTCAGTTGCAGCTGAACAATCCGCACCAGATCGGAGACCTCCAAGGGACGGAACCGAATCACCTCATCAATCCGATTGAGGAATTCAGGCCTGAACTGACTGGAGAGCGCTACATCCACCTGCTGTTGAAGGCCTAACTCATCCGTGGATCCCGAGCGGGCATGTTCAAGGATCGCCGGGCTGGCCAGATTGCTGGTCATCACAATCACGGTGTGGCGGAAATCGACGGTGCGGCCCTGGGAATCAGTGAGCCGGCCGTCATCCAGCACCTGCAGCAGCAGGTTGAACACATCGGGATGAGCCTTCTCCACTTCATCGAGAAGCAGCACCGCATAAGGGCGGCGGCGCACGGCCTCAGTGAGCTGCCCCCCCTCTTCGTAGCCGACATAGCCAGGGGGAGCACCGATCAGCCGAGCCACGGCATTCCGCTCCATGAACTCGCTCATGTCGAGGCGAACCAGGGCCTCCTCTTCATCAAACAGCGAACCCGCCAACGCCTTCGCCAGCTCGGTCTTGCCGACGCCGGTCGGCCCGAGAAACAGGAAGGAGCCCACCGGACGACGGGGATCCTTCATGCCGGCCCGGGCCCGGCGGATAGCAGCAGCAACAGCCGTCACCGCCTCACCCTGACCAATCACCCGTTGAGCGAGCTGGGCGTCGAGGTCCAGGAGTTTGCGCCGCTCGCCCGCCAACAGCCGCTGCACGGGGATCCCGGTCCAGCGGGCCACCAGATCCGCGATGTCACCGGCCTCCACCTGCTCGCGCAACAGAGCAGTTCCGGCGGACTGTGCCTCCGCCTGGGACGCCTCCAGTTCATCCCGGCGCTGCTGCAAGCGGTGCAGCTGGTCGTATTGGAGGCGGGCCGCTTCCTCGAGGTCACCATCCCGCTCAGCCTCAGCAATGGCATGACGCAGGTCTTCGTCCTGCTGGAGCAGCTGGCCGAGTTCCTCCAGCTGACCGCGCTCCTCCTGCCAGCGCCGCCGCAGATCATCCAGTCGTGTGGACACTTCAAGCCGGTTGCGCTGGAGCTGAATCCGTTCCGCTTCAGGGGCCTGCTCAGCAGCAAGCAGGGCCAGTTCAACGCGGCGGAGATCTGCCTCGGCCTCCTCCACCACCTGCGGCTTGGAGGTGACCTCCATCTTCAGTTGTGCCGCCGCCTCATCGATCAGATCAATGGCTTTGTCCGGCAGGCAGCGATCGCTGATGTAGCGGTCGGCGAGACGGTTAGCGGTCTGAATGGCCTCATCGGTAATCGTGACGCCGTGGTGCAGCTCGTAGCGCTCCTTCAATCCGCGCAAAATTTCGAGGCTCAACTCCAGATCCGGCTCCCGGATCACCACCTGCTGGAAGCGACGGTTGAGGGCCGGATCCTTTTCCACCGTGAGCCTGTAATCCTCCGGCGTGGTGGCACCGATACAGCGCAGATCCCCACGGGCGAGGGCTGGCTTCAACAGGCTGCCGGCATCGGTGCTACTGCGATCACTACCGACAACGGTATGCAGCTCATCGATGAACAAGACCACACCGGAATCGGAACCACTCACCTCCTCGAGCACCGAGCGCAGGCGTTCCTCGAACTGACCTCGGAACTTGGCACCGGCGATCAAAGCCCCGAGATCCAGCGATACCAGACGCAGACCCTGCAGCGACTCCGGCACTTCACCCGCCACGATCCGCTGCGCCAGGAGCTCCGCAATCGCTGTTTTGCCAACACCGGGTTCACCGATGAGCACCGGATTGTTCTTGCTCCGGCGTGAGAGCACTTTGATCAAGTTGCGAATTTCAGAATCACGACCGATCCCCGGATCCAGGCTGCCTGCTTCCGCCTCTTCGGTGAGATCCCGCCCGTAGGACTCCAGGGCCGTGGGTAGCTCCTCCAAAGAGGCCTCAGGGGCAGGCGGCTGGGGGGCGACTGGCTCTGGCCCGCGCACCTCACGGGAGGACGACGAAACTCGCGCCACCCGTTCACGGCGGGGCGCTGCTTGCGGAACCTCTGGCTGAGACCGCGGCATCGGCCGCTGCTGGGGTGGAAGGGGAACTCCAGGAACCGGATCATCCATGCCCCGTCGGATCAGTTGCTCCAGGGCATCCGCGGACAGACCAAAGCCGGCAAATAGATCAGCACCGATCCGCTGATCCGCACCGATGGCCATCAGCACTTCCGGCAGATCGATGACGTCGCCATTCCAGCGCCGACGGATGGCATCAGCCGAATCGAGCAGCTGTTCCAGGTCGTCACCGATGAAGAGCTCATCGCCTTGCCCAGAGGGCTGATCGGCCAGCACATCCTCCAAGCGATCCAAGAGCGCATCGATGGGGAGGGGCAAGCGCTCCACCAGGCGGCGGCAGGAGGGGTCGGTGAACAGCACCTGGATCAGGTGCTCCACGTCCAACTGCTCATGGCGCCAGCGACGGGCGACGTCCTGACCACTCAGCAGCAGATCCCAAGCCGCTTCGCTAAAGCGATCCGGCTCATGGGTGAGGCTGCCGTTCAACGCTGGCGATGAAGTCATCCGGTTCTTCAGGCGTGAGCTTTGGAGGACATCTCGATCAATTCCACCTTGTAGCCATCCGGATCCTCAACAAAGGCGATGACGGTGGTGCCGTGCTTCATCGGACCAGGCTCCCGCACCACACGACCACCCTTGTCGGCAATGCCGGCGCAGGTGCTGTGGATGTCTTCCACCCCCAGCGCGATGTGCCCATAGGCATCACCCAGGGTGTAGCTGTCGGTGTCCCAGTTGTGGGTGAGTTCCAGAACCGTGTGGTCTTTCTCCGACCCATAGCCAACAAAAGCCAGGGTGAAGCGGCCGCTGGGGTAGTCCTTTCGACGCAGAAGCTGCATGCCCAGGACCTCGGTGTAGAAGCCCAGAGACCGCTCCAGATCAGCGACCCGGAGCATGGTGTGAAGCATCCGCATGGGTGAGCGTCGTGCAGATTGAACCTGACGTCATTCTGGCCAGGTATGACCCGTCACAACAGGGGAGAGAGGGGCGACTCATAAGATCCCCGGGTTAAGCGTGCGTCCCAACGTGATCGATTCCCTCGACCTCGTCATCGACACAATCGTGGCCCGAGAGGTGCTCGATTCCCGCGGCAACCCAACGGTGGAAGCCGAAGTGCTGCTCGAAGGAGGTGCCATGGGACGGGCCATCGTCCCCAGTGGTGCCAGCACCGGTGCCCACGAAGCCCACGAACTGCGTGATGGGGGCGACCGCTATATGGGCAAGGGCGTGGGGCAGGCCGTGAATCACATCGAGGAGCGGATCGCACCAGCCCTCTGTGGCCTTTCCGCCCTAGATCAAGCAGCCGTGGACGCCGCGATGCTGGAGCTGGATGGAAGCGATAACAAATCCAACCTGGGAGCCAACGCGATCCTGGCGGTGAGCATGGCCACCGCCCGCGCTGCTGCCAACGGGCTGGGGATCCCCCTCTACCGCTATCTCGGCGGCCCGATGGCCAACCTGCTGCCGGTGCCGTTGATGAACGTGATCAACGGTGGCGCCCATGCCGCCAACAGCCTGGACTTCCAGGAATTCATGCTGGTCCCCCACGGCGCCCCGAGCTTCCGCGAAGCACTGCGGATGGGCACCGAGGTGTTCCACACGCTCAAGAAACTGCTCAGCGACAAAGGCATGAGCACCGCCGTGGGTGATGAAGGCGGCTTCGCGCCTGATCTGGGCAATGTGGAAGCCGGCGAAATCCTGGTGGAAGCGATCAGCAAAGCGGGCTACAAGCCCGGCGAACAGATCTCCCTGGCCCTGGACGTGGCCAGCACCGAATTCTTCGAGAACGGCCGTTATGCCTTTGATGGCGGCAGCTACACCAGCGCCGAGATGGTTGGCCAACTCGAGCAATTGGTGGAAAAATTCCCGATCGTTTCGATCGAGGACGGCCTGGCAGAAGACGACTGGGATGGCTGGAAGCTGCTGACCGAACGCCTCGGCGGCAAGGTGCAGCTGGTGGGTGACGACCTGTTCGTCACCAACACCAAGCGTCTGCAGCAGGGCATCGACAGCGCCACGGCCAACTCGATCCTGATCAAGGTGAACCAGATCGGTTCGCTCACCGAAACCCTTCAGGCCATCGACCTGGCGGGCCGCTCCGGCTACACCAGCGTGATCAGCCACCGCAGTGGCGAAACCGAAGACACCACCATCGCCGACCTCTCCGTCGCCACCCGCGCCGGACAGATCAAGACCGGCTCCCTCAGCCGCAGCGAGCGGGTCGCCAAATACAACCAGCTGCTTCGCATCGAAGACGAGCTGGGCAGCCAGGCCGTGTATGCCGGCGCTGTTGGCCAAGGTCCCCACGGCAAGGCCTGATCTTCGGCCTCCAAGAAAAATTCAACGGTTGGAACCGGGCAACTGCTCCAACCGTTGATCACGACGGATCTTGACCTGCATTCGGAACCAGCCCAAACCCACCGGCAAGGCAGCAGCGGCCGGAAGAATTGACCAGAGCGGGCGTGCACTGGCACCAACGATGGCTGTGGCCAAAGCCAGGCATCCAAGCAACACAGATTGGCCAATCGATTGCTGGGCCAGCGCCATCCGGCGGAACTGTCGATCCGATTCACCCAGCCGTACTTGAAGCTGAAGATCCCCCTGCTCCAGACGTTCCAGGCTTTCGTCCAGGCGTCGCGGGAAGGCCGCAGCCCGGCTGCTGAGGGCCCCGACTTGACGGCCGAGTTCGTTGAACAGATCGTTGCTGCCGGAGCCGCTGGAGGTCATGAGTGGAAGGAGGTAAGGCTTAGCGATCGCCACCAAGCTAAAAGCGGGATCGAGGCTGCGGCCAACACCCTCGAAGGTGGATAACGCCCGCATCACAAAGATCAGTTCAACCGGCAACCGAAAGGGCTGGCCATACACCAGGTCGTAAAGATCGCCGGAAAGTTTGTCGATCGCGTTGGCCGTGAACGGTGGAGTGAGGGCCTCCTGCAGCATCAGCCGCACGAGACGGCGCACCGGACCCACATCAATGCCGCCGGAGATCACCCCGGCCGCCTGCATCTCCTCCACCAATGCCGCTGAATCCCTCGCAGCAGCAGCACGGACCATGGCTCCCAGACGTCGACGCAAGCCGTCTGACAACAGGCCCATCATCCCGAAGTCGTAGTAGATGAGCGCTCCATCACTCGCCACGGCGAGGTTGCCGGGATGGGGGTCGGCATGGAAGAAGCCAAACCGCACCAACTGCTTGAGATAACTGGCGGCACCCACCTCAGCCACCGCGGCCGGATCAATACCGGCTTCGATCAATGCCTCACGGTCGTTGACCTTGATGCCTGGTAGGTAGTCGAGACAGAGCACACGGCGCGTACTCAACTCCCAGATCACACCGGGGATCCTGATCCGTTCGTCATCCAGAAATTGCTGACGGAAACGCGCTGCATATTGGGCCTCGACGCGGAAATCGAGCTCACGCAGCAACACACGTCGGCATTCCCGTGCCATCGCCGGCCAATCGCGACCACGCCCCCAACTGGGATTGCGTTGCAGCACAGCCGCCACCTGCTGCATCACCTCAAGATCAAGGCGAAACAGGCGATCGAGCCCAGGCCGCTGCACCTTGAGCACCACCTGTCGGCCACTGCGCAGGCTGGCGCGATGCACCTGGGCCAGCGAGGCAGCGCCAAGGGGTTCGGGGTCGAGGTCGATCACCTCGGCACAGCGCTGACCAAGCTCTCGCTCGAGCACGGTCTGCACCTGATCAAAACTGACCGCCGGAACGCTGTCCTGCAGCGCTGCCAGTTCGGCCACCCAACCCGCAGGGAGGATGTCTGGACGAGCGGAGAGCAGTTGCCCCAGCTTGATGAAGGCGGAACCCAAAGACAGCAGCTCAGCTGTCAACCAGCGAGCTCGCTGTTGCTGACGGCGAGCTCGCCGCTCGGCGGTGACACCACCGCGATAGGTCCAGGACTGACCATCCCACCAAAGCAGCAGCAGGAGCGTCAGGACAGCGCACCAGATCCTGAGCGCGCGCAGCAGTCCAAGCATCAGGGGCGTGCCTCGATCGCTTGGCTCAGATCAGCCACCGTGGCCCGGAGACGATCAATCACCGCTTGTGGGTTCTCCGACGGTTCCGATGAGGACGCCCCATCCGTGCTGACTGTGACCTGATCACCCCGTTCAATCCGTTCCGCTTCGGCACGCACCTCGTCCTGAAACAGATCCCATTCCTGGCGCAGCCGTTCCGGGGCGTCTTGCGCCAATACCGCCAACTCCGCTGCCGCGTCTGCAAAGCCGTGGCCAAGGCGCGCACTGATGCGATTCACCGTGGCGCGAATCAAGGCCTCCGACGAGCCCATGGACCGATTGCAGACAGCTTCAACTGTGGCAGATCCAATCGGAGATCAGGGCTGAGGCGGGATCACGGGCTCGATGGTTTCAAAAAAGGCTTCAGCACCAGGAGGCAGCACCGCAGGTTCCGGCTCAGCCACCAACACCGGTGAATCACCATCAGGGACAACCACAGCAGGCATCACCTCGATGGACTCCTCTGGAATCACCAGGGAATCGGCGTTGCTGTCATCAAGCTCGGGGGCGATGGTTTGGGGATCCGACCAGGCTGGGGCCGTCCACACCGGAGGTTCGGGCGTCTGCAGAGCCAGATCGGGTTTGATCGTTTCCTTGACCACTGGTTTGGCCGGTCGGCTCGCGGCCTCAGCGGCCTCTAGGGCTGTGACATCCACTTGCAGCGCTGCATCCTCGTCGCTGAACCGGGCCCGAATCTCCTGCAGGGAATCCCCTGGAAACGCAAGCGGTGTGAAAGCCTCAGAGACAGGGTCTTCAGCATTGGTCTGCAGCGTCAGCACCCGCTCGGTGATGCCGTAACCGAGGGCGAAACAACAACCAGCCACCAAAGGGCCAACCCAGAAACG
Encoded proteins:
- the rplK gene encoding 50S ribosomal protein L11; amino-acid sequence: MAKKVVAVIKLALDAGKANPAPPVGPALGQHGVNIMMFCKEYNARTQDKAGYVIPVEISVFEDRSFTFITKTPPASVLITKAAKIQKGSGESSKGSVGSITRAQLEEIAKTKLPDLNCTSVESAMRIIEGTARNMGVSVSD
- the nusG gene encoding transcription termination/antitermination protein NusG; translated protein: MPEDLTTPDAPEVLDLPAPNEGEDGTLPVEAVANTAIARWYAVQVASSCEKKVKATLEQRAVTLGVSNRILEIEIPQTPAVKLKKDGTRQSTEEKVFPGYVLVRMVLDEDTMMAVRSTPNVINFVGAEDRRATGKARGHIKPRPLSRSEVDRIFKRAAEKKTVVKVDLTEGDQILVTAGPFKDFQGEVIEVSGERNKLKALLSIFGRETPVELEFSQISKQN
- the gloA gene encoding lactoylglutathione lyase is translated as MRMLHTMLRVADLERSLGFYTEVLGMQLLRRKDYPSGRFTLAFVGYGSEKDHTVLELTHNWDTDSYTLGDAYGHIALGVEDIHSTCAGIADKGGRVVREPGPMKHGTTVIAFVEDPDGYKVELIEMSSKAHA
- a CDS encoding AarF/ABC1/UbiB kinase family protein; its protein translation is MLGLLRALRIWCAVLTLLLLLWWDGQSWTYRGGVTAERRARRQQQRARWLTAELLSLGSAFIKLGQLLSARPDILPAGWVAELAALQDSVPAVSFDQVQTVLERELGQRCAEVIDLDPEPLGAASLAQVHRASLRSGRQVVLKVQRPGLDRLFRLDLEVMQQVAAVLQRNPSWGRGRDWPAMARECRRVLLRELDFRVEAQYAARFRQQFLDDERIRIPGVIWELSTRRVLCLDYLPGIKVNDREALIEAGIDPAAVAEVGAASYLKQLVRFGFFHADPHPGNLAVASDGALIYYDFGMMGLLSDGLRRRLGAMVRAAAARDSAALVEEMQAAGVISGGIDVGPVRRLVRLMLQEALTPPFTANAIDKLSGDLYDLVYGQPFRLPVELIFVMRALSTFEGVGRSLDPAFSLVAIAKPYLLPLMTSSGSGSNDLFNELGRQVGALSSRAAAFPRRLDESLERLEQGDLQLQVRLGESDRQFRRMALAQQSIGQSVLLGCLALATAIVGASARPLWSILPAAAALPVGLGWFRMQVKIRRDQRLEQLPGSNR
- the eno gene encoding phosphopyruvate hydratase; the protein is MIDSLDLVIDTIVAREVLDSRGNPTVEAEVLLEGGAMGRAIVPSGASTGAHEAHELRDGGDRYMGKGVGQAVNHIEERIAPALCGLSALDQAAVDAAMLELDGSDNKSNLGANAILAVSMATARAAANGLGIPLYRYLGGPMANLLPVPLMNVINGGAHAANSLDFQEFMLVPHGAPSFREALRMGTEVFHTLKKLLSDKGMSTAVGDEGGFAPDLGNVEAGEILVEAISKAGYKPGEQISLALDVASTEFFENGRYAFDGGSYTSAEMVGQLEQLVEKFPIVSIEDGLAEDDWDGWKLLTERLGGKVQLVGDDLFVTNTKRLQQGIDSATANSILIKVNQIGSLTETLQAIDLAGRSGYTSVISHRSGETEDTTIADLSVATRAGQIKTGSLSRSERVAKYNQLLRIEDELGSQAVYAGAVGQGPHGKA
- the rplJ gene encoding 50S ribosomal protein L10 → MGRTLENKQQIVGELKELLADAELALVLDFKGLSIKEMSDLRDRLRASDSVCKVTKNTLMRRAIDGDSNWASLDSLLTGTNAFVLVKGDVGAGVKAVQTFQKELKKSETKGGLFEGKLLSQDEIKAIADLPSKEQLMAQIAGAINAVATKVAVGINEVPSGMARALKQHAEGGEG
- the secE gene encoding preprotein translocase subunit SecE; translated protein: MTSPISEDTTTSDGSKAAADSTKSGGFLADTVDELKLVVWPSRQQLFSESIAVILMVSLSAATIAAVSRFFGWASSQVFR
- the rplA gene encoding 50S ribosomal protein L1, whose product is MPKISKRLASMAGKIEDRAYAPLEAIALVKDNANAKFDETMEAHVRLGIDPKYTDQQLRTTVALPNGTGQTVRIAVVTRGEKVAEAKAAGAELAGEEDLVESISKGEMDFDLLIATPDMMPKVAKLGRVLGPRGLMPNPKAGTVTTDIEAAIKEFKAGKLEFRADRTGIVHVRFGKASFSADALLQNLKTLQETIDRNKPSGAKGRYWKSLYVTSTMGPSVEVDFSALQDIEQGS
- a CDS encoding ATP-dependent Clp protease ATP-binding subunit gives rise to the protein MTSSPALNGSLTHEPDRFSEAAWDLLLSGQDVARRWRHEQLDVEHLIQVLFTDPSCRRLVERLPLPIDALLDRLEDVLADQPSGQGDELFIGDDLEQLLDSADAIRRRWNGDVIDLPEVLMAIGADQRIGADLFAGFGLSADALEQLIRRGMDDPVPGVPLPPQQRPMPRSQPEVPQAAPRRERVARVSSSSREVRGPEPVAPQPPAPEASLEELPTALESYGRDLTEEAEAGSLDPGIGRDSEIRNLIKVLSRRSKNNPVLIGEPGVGKTAIAELLAQRIVAGEVPESLQGLRLVSLDLGALIAGAKFRGQFEERLRSVLEEVSGSDSGVVLFIDELHTVVGSDRSSTDAGSLLKPALARGDLRCIGATTPEDYRLTVEKDPALNRRFQQVVIREPDLELSLEILRGLKERYELHHGVTITDEAIQTANRLADRYISDRCLPDKAIDLIDEAAAQLKMEVTSKPQVVEEAEADLRRVELALLAAEQAPEAERIQLQRNRLEVSTRLDDLRRRWQEERGQLEELGQLLQQDEDLRHAIAEAERDGDLEEAARLQYDQLHRLQQRRDELEASQAEAQSAGTALLREQVEAGDIADLVARWTGIPVQRLLAGERRKLLDLDAQLAQRVIGQGEAVTAVAAAIRRARAGMKDPRRPVGSFLFLGPTGVGKTELAKALAGSLFDEEEALVRLDMSEFMERNAVARLIGAPPGYVGYEEGGQLTEAVRRRPYAVLLLDEVEKAHPDVFNLLLQVLDDGRLTDSQGRTVDFRHTVIVMTSNLASPAILEHARSGSTDELGLQQQVDVALSSQFRPEFLNRIDEVIRFRPLEVSDLVRIVQLQLKDLAALLAEQGLALLVDEAVAEAMARQGHEPEYGARPLRRVLRRQLENPLSTLLLEERFVGASGVTVRLGEAGTDALVFDPVGV